A DNA window from Niabella yanshanensis contains the following coding sequences:
- a CDS encoding bifunctional aldolase/short-chain dehydrogenase, which produces MATDTTTFKHVSYLWDEAKAAELAGDEVALLIYRSNLLGADLRLTNYGGGNTSCKATAKDPLTGEDTEVMWVKGSGGDLGTLKRSGLAALYVDKLRSLKNVYRGLEHEDEMVELFNHCIYDLNSKAPSIDTPLHGFLPFKHIDHLHPDAAIAIAAAKDGKKITEELFGGTIGWVPWQKPGFELGLMLKQCLDENPGIRGIMLGSHGLFTWGDTAYESYLNTLEVIEKCAEYIEQNLGKKGPVFGGEKIQSLPKEERLSKAASLAPVLRGFCSSNVKMIGHFTDDDRVLQYINSNDLERLAPLGTSCPDHFLRTKISPLVLNLGTDENLDDVAAVKEKIAPLFADYRKMYEEYYSTCKHPNSPAIRDANPVIIIYPGVGMFAFAKDKQTARVAAEFYTNAINVMRGAEAISEYTSLPRQEAFNIEYWLLEEAKLQRMPKPKPLSGRIALITGSGGGIGKAIAKKFAAEGACVIINDINQERIEATTEEFQEAFGKDSTAAVTLNVTDAPSIEAALANTALAFGGVDIIVNNAGISISKSITEHSIEEWDRLYDILVKGQFMVSKEAVKIMRKQDIGGDIINIVSKNSIVAGPNNAGYGSAKAAQAHLSRLLSAELGGDKIRVNTVNPDAVISDSNIWAGGWAEGRAKAYGITVAELPAYYAKRTLMNEIILPDDIANACFVFVSGLLNKSTGNILNVDGGVAQAFVR; this is translated from the coding sequence ATGGCAACAGACACAACAACTTTCAAACATGTAAGTTATTTATGGGATGAAGCAAAAGCTGCTGAGCTGGCAGGCGACGAGGTGGCCTTGCTGATTTATCGTTCCAATTTATTAGGTGCAGATCTGCGTCTTACCAACTATGGCGGAGGTAATACATCCTGCAAAGCAACAGCGAAGGATCCGCTTACGGGCGAGGATACAGAAGTAATGTGGGTAAAAGGAAGCGGGGGCGACCTGGGTACTTTGAAAAGAAGTGGGCTGGCTGCTTTATATGTAGACAAATTACGTAGCCTTAAGAATGTATACCGTGGTTTGGAACATGAAGATGAAATGGTAGAGTTATTCAATCATTGTATTTATGATCTGAACTCCAAAGCGCCATCTATCGATACACCTTTACACGGGTTTTTGCCTTTCAAACATATCGATCATTTACATCCGGATGCTGCTATTGCAATTGCTGCTGCAAAAGATGGTAAAAAAATAACGGAAGAATTATTTGGAGGTACTATTGGTTGGGTGCCCTGGCAAAAACCAGGCTTCGAACTCGGACTGATGCTGAAACAGTGCCTGGATGAAAATCCTGGTATCCGTGGCATTATGTTAGGTTCGCATGGCCTATTTACCTGGGGTGATACGGCTTATGAAAGCTATCTCAATACATTGGAGGTGATTGAAAAATGTGCAGAATATATTGAACAAAACCTTGGTAAAAAGGGGCCTGTTTTCGGTGGCGAGAAAATCCAGTCGCTTCCTAAGGAGGAGCGTTTGAGCAAAGCCGCATCTTTAGCCCCTGTGCTTCGTGGTTTCTGCTCGTCTAATGTAAAAATGATCGGTCATTTTACTGATGATGATCGTGTGTTACAATATATCAACTCTAACGACCTGGAAAGATTAGCTCCTTTGGGAACTTCCTGTCCAGATCACTTCCTGCGTACAAAAATCAGCCCGTTGGTATTGAACCTGGGAACGGATGAGAACCTGGATGATGTAGCTGCAGTAAAAGAAAAGATCGCTCCTTTATTTGCGGATTACCGTAAAATGTACGAGGAGTACTATAGCACTTGTAAACATCCGAATAGTCCGGCTATCCGCGATGCCAATCCGGTGATCATCATCTATCCTGGTGTAGGTATGTTTGCTTTTGCAAAAGATAAACAAACAGCAAGGGTAGCTGCGGAATTTTACACGAATGCAATTAATGTGATGCGTGGTGCCGAAGCTATTTCCGAATACACTTCTTTACCAAGACAGGAAGCGTTTAACATCGAATACTGGTTGCTGGAAGAAGCGAAGCTGCAACGTATGCCAAAACCAAAGCCTTTGAGCGGCCGTATTGCGCTGATCACCGGTAGCGGTGGCGGTATTGGTAAAGCAATTGCCAAGAAATTTGCAGCGGAAGGTGCTTGTGTAATTATCAACGATATTAACCAGGAAAGAATAGAGGCGACCACTGAAGAGTTCCAGGAAGCTTTTGGTAAAGACTCTACAGCAGCTGTAACATTAAATGTGACCGATGCGCCATCTATCGAAGCGGCACTGGCCAATACGGCATTGGCTTTTGGTGGTGTAGATATTATCGTGAACAACGCAGGTATCAGTATTTCTAAAAGCATTACTGAACATTCCATCGAAGAGTGGGATCGTTTGTATGATATTTTAGTGAAAGGCCAGTTCATGGTATCGAAAGAAGCCGTTAAGATCATGCGTAAGCAGGATATTGGTGGCGACATTATCAATATCGTTTCTAAAAATTCAATAGTAGCGGGTCCTAATAATGCCGGCTATGGTTCTGCAAAAGCAGCACAGGCACATCTTTCCCGCCTATTGTCCGCCGAACTGGGTGGTGATAAGATCCGCGTAAACACTGTGAACCCTGATGCGGTAATCTCCGACTCCAATATCTGGGCAGGCGGTTGGGCCGAAGGTCGGGCCAAAGCCTATGGTATTACAGTGGCAGAACTGCCTGCTTATTATGCAAAGCGTACATTAATGAACGAGATCATTCTTCCAGATGATATTGCTAATGCATGTTTTGTATTTGTAAGCGGATTGCTGAACAAATCAACAGGTAATATCCTGAATGTAGATGGTGGTGTGGCACAGGCATTCGTAAGATAA
- the rhaT gene encoding L-rhamnose/proton symporter RhaT — protein MNALLGVIFHFIGGFASGSFYIPYKKVKGWAWESYWIVGGLFSWLIVPPLAAWLTIPNFWEIITTANGSTLGYAYFFGLLWGIGGLTYGLGVRYLGVSLGSSIILGLSMVLGALLPAIYYQFTPTEGKDTIGLLTGTNWGITVLAGLLVCIIGIIICGKAGTMKEKELAGSNVKAADPHAVGSADTEAHLSGKDEYKFGLGITVAIISGVLSACFNFGIEAAKPMADTANELWKAANPGQGEFLYQNNVSYIVILWGGLSTNLIWCLLLNARNKTFSDYTNKKVPILKNIIFCALAGTTWFLQFFFYGMGESKMGNGPSSWILHMAFIILIANVWGLILKEWKGVGKKTLSTIILGIIVILLSVLLVGWGNSMR, from the coding sequence ATGAACGCTTTACTTGGTGTTATTTTTCATTTCATAGGTGGCTTTGCTTCAGGAAGTTTTTATATTCCCTATAAAAAGGTGAAAGGCTGGGCCTGGGAATCGTACTGGATCGTTGGCGGCCTTTTTTCGTGGCTGATTGTTCCACCATTGGCGGCCTGGCTGACTATTCCCAACTTCTGGGAAATTATTACTACTGCTAACGGCAGTACACTGGGGTATGCATATTTCTTCGGTTTACTTTGGGGTATTGGTGGTCTTACTTATGGTTTGGGTGTCAGGTACCTGGGGGTATCACTGGGAAGCAGTATTATATTGGGGTTATCGATGGTTTTAGGAGCCTTACTTCCGGCTATTTATTATCAGTTTACACCTACTGAAGGGAAAGATACTATTGGATTGTTAACCGGTACCAACTGGGGAATTACCGTTTTGGCTGGTTTACTGGTGTGTATTATTGGTATTATTATATGTGGTAAGGCCGGTACTATGAAGGAGAAGGAGCTGGCAGGAAGCAATGTAAAAGCAGCAGACCCTCATGCTGTTGGTAGTGCTGATACAGAAGCCCATCTTTCGGGAAAAGATGAATACAAGTTCGGCCTTGGTATAACCGTGGCTATCATTTCGGGTGTGTTGAGTGCCTGCTTTAATTTCGGTATAGAGGCTGCCAAACCAATGGCTGATACTGCGAATGAATTATGGAAAGCTGCTAACCCCGGCCAGGGAGAATTTTTGTACCAGAATAACGTTTCTTATATCGTTATCCTTTGGGGTGGGCTCAGCACCAATTTAATCTGGTGCTTATTGCTGAATGCGCGTAACAAAACTTTCAGTGATTATACCAATAAGAAAGTGCCCATTCTTAAAAATATCATTTTTTGTGCGCTGGCCGGTACTACCTGGTTTTTACAGTTCTTCTTCTATGGTATGGGCGAAAGCAAAATGGGTAATGGCCCCAGCTCCTGGATACTCCACATGGCGTTTATTATTTTAATAGCCAATGTATGGGGATTGATTCTGAAAGAATGGAAAGGCGTTGGTAAGAAAACCTTAAGTACCATAATTCTGGGTATTATAGTTATTCTTCTTTCCGTACTATTGGTAGGATGGGGCAATTCAATGAGGTAA